A window of Marinobacter sp. es.042 genomic DNA:
TTCAGCACCGAGCCAATCTGGCTGCCGCGAGAGTCAAGACCGCTAATTGCAATGGTTTCGCCCGTATTGGCGCCCACCTGGAAAGTTTGAGTGTCGAAGGTGCCGTCGAGAACTTTCAGTCCGTTAAAAGATGTTTGGGCGGCAATCCGGTTGATTTCCTCAATGCGCTGCTGGACCTCCTGGTTCAGCGCCTGCCGATCCGAAGGACTGTTGGTGGCGTTGGCAGACTGAACCGCCAGCTCACGGATACGTTGCAGGTTGTTGGTAATTTCATCCATGGCCCCCTCGGCAGTCTGAGCCAGAGAGATGCCGTCGTTGGCGTTTCGCTGGGCCTGGTTAAGGCCTGCGATCTGTGACTGGAAGCGTTCAGAGATTGCAAGACCGGCTGCATCGTCTTTTGCAGAGTTGATGCGCAGGCCGGAAGACAAGCGCTCAAGAGCTACATTTGCCTGGCCCTGCGAGGCATTAAGGTTTCTTTGCGCGTTCAGCGAAGCGATGTTGGTGTTAATGACCTGAGGCATATCAATTCTCCCTGCTCAGAGGCGCCGAAAGCGAGGTGCCCGATCACGAAGAGGGGAACCACTGCCGGCGAAATTCGTTTAATTGCCGTTTTGCAGGGTGCTAAGCGAATCGCGTGCCAAAATAATTATTTTTCCATTATCTTATTGTTTTGGTTCATAAAATCTATCGAGTTCGGCTGGGCTCCTCCGGTTTAGTGCCAAACAGCTGCCGCTGACAAAGGCATTGAATTGCCGGTTTTACATTTGTTAACAAAAACAGTGGATTTTTTTTCTAAAGCAATGAGTTTCGGCGCCGTTAAGTGGAGTAACAGGGCGGCGCTCCCAAACTGAAAAACGGGCGCCAGACCTTTTCCATGAAATAACGACATCGGTCGAAGGAGAAGCATAATGGCTCTCGGTATCAACACTAACGTTGCATCGCTCTCAGCCCAGAATCAGTTGGGTCAGTCTCAGAACCTTTCCAACCAGGCGCTGGAGCGTCTGTCCTCTGGTCTGCGCATCAACTCCGCCAAGGATGATGCAGCAGGTCTTGCCATTTCCACACGGTTCCAGTCTCAGATTTCTGGTCTGAACGTGGCGACCCGTAACGCTAACGATGGTATCTCTCTGGCCCAGACCGCTGAAGGCGCGCTGGACGAAATCACCAACAACCTGCAGCGTATTCGTGAACTGGCGGTTCAGTCCGCTAACGCCACCAACAGTGATTCGGACCGTGAGGCTTTGAACCAGGAAGTCGATCAGCGTATTGCAGAAGTTAACCGCATCGCGAGCCAGACCTCATTCAACGGTCTTAAGGTTCTCGATGGCACTTTCGGCACCCAGGCGTTTCAGGTAGGCGCGAACGCTGGTGAGACGATCTCAGTAGCTGGTCTGGATTCACGCGGAAGCCAGCTGGGTGCGACTATCTCTCAGACTTCAGGCCTGGCTGCGACCTCCCTGGGAGCGGGTGATGCTGGCGAAACCACTTTGGACGTTTCTGGTCTCGATTTTGGCGGCGATATCACCGTGTCCTCCACGATCGATGGCCAAACCATTGATGTTGCGGGTGCGACATACGCTGATGCTGATGCACTCGCTACAGCGATTCAAGGCGAGATTACCAGCAATGGTAACCTTCCAGATGTGACTGTCGCCGCTTCGGACGATGGCAACTCGATCGTTTTCAGCAACGCCAGCACCTCTGACATTACTGCAACTATTGATATTTCTGACGCGTCTGGTACGCAGGTAAGTGTCACAGGGTCTGACGTCTCCACCACTGATGGCTCAGGCACAGCAACCCAGGCTACTCTGTTCGATCCGAGCACTTTGGATTTGGACTCTGGGGTTACGGGTTCCTTCGAGGTCACAGATGATTCTACAAACACCACAACTGTTAACTTCTCTCTAGCAGCAGGCACGGGCAATACACTCGCGGATCTCACTTCAGCGGTCCAAGCAGGCTTGACTGCTGCTGGTTTCACGGCAGGCACTGATTTGGGTGCGGTCGACGATGGCAGTGTGGTGCAAATAGAGAGCGACTCAGCTGTTACCTACGATATTGCAAATATCACTGCTAGCGATGGCGGAACGCCGAATGCGTCTACAGGCGGCTCCGTTTCTGCTCTGGCCGCAGCCGAAGAGCAGACAGTAGCTTCCCGCTTCGAAGCTGGTGAAACAACTTCCTTCTCCCTGAATGTTGCAGGCGAAGCCATTGAAGTTACCGACGCGAGCAACCTGCAGGACGTTGTGGCCCAGATCAACGGCGCAACCAAGGATACCGGTGTCTCTGCTTTCCTGAGTTCTTCCGGTGACGATATTGTCTTCGCATCTGCAAAGGGTGAGAACTTCACAGCGTCTATCACTACAGACGTAGATGGTGATGGCACTAACGAGGTTGACCTGACTGTCGATTCATCAACCGATGCGAACTCCAACGTTTCGGTGAACGAACTTGATATCAGCACCCGTGCTGGCTCCGACCAGGCTCTGGTTGCAGTAGACTTCGCAATCGACCAAGTAAACCAGTTCCGGTCAGACCTCGGTGCGGTCCAGAACCGTTTCGAGTCCACCATTGCGAACCTGAGCACCTCTGTTGAGAACCTCAGTGCTTCCAATAGCCGGATCCTGGATGCCGACTTCGCGGCTGAAACCGCGAAGCTGTCCAAGGCCCAGGTGTTGCAGCAGGCCGGTATCTCTGTCCTGGCCCAGGCGAACGCCCGTCCGCAGCAGGTTCTGTCCCTCCTGCAGTAAGGGGCAAGCGGTAACAACCGGAACCTTCGGGTTCCGGTTTTACTCCGTCTAAGGATAGCGAGGTAAAGCTATGAATGACGTTAACCTGAACAGCCCGGATCTGAAGCTGGTTCGCGCCAGTGAACAAGCACCGGCTCGGGCAATATCGTCATCTCAGGCCGAGGGCAGGAATGCCTCCGACCCTTCCGTTTCTATTTCCGCTACCGAAAAAGTCCAGAGTACCCAGGCGGGTCAAAACGCGGCGAAAGCTGAAAAGCTGGAAGCGCGGACCGATGCTCAAAGGGATCAGCTGGATGATGCGGTCAGTCAGCTGAACAATTTCGTTCAGAATGTTCAGCGGGATCTCCAATTCGAAGTTGATAACGATCTTGGACAGACTATCGTCAAAGTGGTAGATCAGTCGACCCAGGAAGTCATTCGCCAGATTCCTGACGAAGTTGCTGTGAGGTTGGCTGAAAATCTGCAGCAGGATGAGCCGCTGACACTGTTCAACATTAAAGTCTGAAAGCCAGCCGGTCTTTGTAAGCTCAGCTTTCGCAAGGAAACACCACTGTCACTCGGGAAACCGCGTGACAGTGAAATTTGCAAACACCTTGCTTTGATAGGGATCGCGCAATGGCTTTGGGAATCAATACGAACGTTGCGTCACTGTCCGCCCAGAATCAATTGGGGCAGTCGCAGAAGCTGTCGAACCAGGCACTTGAGCGTTTGTCATCCGGTCTGCGTATCAACTCCGCCAAAGACGATGCTGCTGGTCTAGCGATTTCCACCCGCTTCCAATCCCAGATTTCTGGTCTGAACGTGGCTACCCGAAATGCCAACGACGGCATCTCTCTGGCTCAGACTGCTGAAGGTGCATTGGACGAAATCACCAACAACCTGCAGCGTATTCGTGAGCTGGCCGTTCAATCCTCCAACGCCACCAACAGCCCTTCCGATCGCGAAGCCTTGAATAGTGAGGTTGATCAGCGAATTGCGGAAGTCAATCGTATTGCGAGCCAGACCTCCTTTAATGGCTTGAAGGTTCTTGATGGAACCTTTGGCGCTCAAGCGTTTCAGGTTGGCGCAAACGCGGGTGAGACCATCTCTGTGGCTGGCCTTGATTCTCGGGGTAGTGAACTCGGCGCAACGATTCGGCAAACTGAGGGTCTTTCTTCTACTTCGATCGGGCCTGGCCAGGCTGGCGTTACCGAACTGGATGTCTCAGGTCTCGACTTCAGTACAGACATCACGGTTGCTGGTGACCTTGGCGCGACAAGCCTGAGTTCCACGACAGACTACTCTGGAGGAGCTACGCGAGCCGACAGGATCGCCAGTTTTGCGGGTGATTTACAAAACGCTATTCAAAATGAAGCTGGCTTTGAAGAAGCGACGGTTTCCGTTGAAGGCGAAATACTCAAGATCAGCAACCCGACAACGACTCCGGGAACGCTCACTGATTTTTCTGTTCAGGATGCCACCGGAAGTTCCGGGAACATCTATGTGTTATCGGGCACCATTCCCAATAACGGGTCGAGCACCATTTCCGAACCAGCTAGCTTCGTGTACGACGGCAACATGACGGGCACTCTCACGGTAGGTAGTGACGAGGTCAGCATCGATTTCACTGCTGTGACGAGTGGCCAGGACGCAGCCGACGCAATTGAGGCGGTGATTCAATCTCCGCCGTTCAATCAATCCAACATTACTGTTGATTACAGTGCGAGTCCTTTTTTTAATGCCTTTTCTATAGTTGATACGGCTAACAGTGGCGGCTTCACGTTTGACCTGGAGCTAGAAGACAGTACCCGTATTGCTAGCAACTCCACCGGCTCTGGTATTGGGCAGCTAGAACCTGCGCAGGAGCTGGAGCTGGCCGATAAGTTTGCCGCAGGCCAGACTGTTGATTTTCAGGTGGACATCTCTGGTGCTGATGAGTCTATCGAAGTCACTGCGAGCAGTCTCCAGGACGTAGTCGCGCAGATTAACGGCGAGACCAAAAACACTGGAGTGTCAGCTTTTCTGAGCTCTGACGGCAATGACATTGTTCTGGCATCCGCCAAAGGTGAAGACTTCGTTGCTTTGATTACGACCGATCTGGATGCGGATGGCACGCCTGAAGTAAACCAGGCTATTGATACTGCGGGCGATCCGGAAAATGCGACAGCGTCACTCAATAGTCTGGATATCAGCACCCGTGAAGGCTCTGATCAGGCTCTGGTTGCCGTAGACTTTGCCATCGATCAGGTAAACCAGTTCCGGTCCGATCTCGGTGCGGCCCAGAACCGTTTCGAGTCCACGATTGCTAATCTGAGCACGTCTGTTGAGAACCTGAGTGCTTCCAACAGTCGAATCCTGGACGCCGACTTTGCAGCGGAAACTGCGAAGCTGTCGAAGTCTCAGGTGCTGCAGCAGGCTGGTATCTCAGTACTGGCCCAGGCGAATGCCCGTCCCCAGCAGGTTTTGTCTTTGTTACAGTAATAAACTGTGGGTTGGCAGCAAACTTGCTTCAGGTTTGATTGCTGACGTAGCCGTCTGATGGGCTTCAGCTCTCCCTCTGATGACGGCAGCGGCTGTTCAGCGCCGCCATATCTTCAAGGATATGGCGGTGCTTGCGTTTTTAGGGTGATGAAGCAGTCTGCATTTTTGCTTTTAAAGCGCGAGACTGGTTACTTTGTGTTACAAATCGACAGAAGAAAAAGGCAAAGTTTTGCCGCTTTTTGCCGATAAACTGAACAATGAAGAGATTAGCCCCCTTGAGGAGGCATTGGAATGGCAAGCATATCATCGTTGGGTATTGGTTCCGGGGTCCTTACCTCTGATCTGGTTGATCAGTTGGTTCAAGCTGAGCGTGCGCCCACCGAACAGAGGTTGACACAAAAGACAGAGCAAACGCAGTCTTTGATCTCAGCTTATGGCCAGCTTCGGAGTGCAATTACCGAACTGCGCTTGCCAATGCGCCAGCTTAGTGCCCCGGATAATCTAAAAGCGTTTTCGGCAAGTTCTTCGAATGAAGATATATCCGTGTCTGTGGACAGCACCAAGGCTAGCCGAGGCACTTATAGTGTAGAAGTGACCAGTCTTGCTGGAGCTCAGGCCCTGGCTTCCCGTGATGTGTTTGCCGATCGTGACGCAACCAGCGTCGGTCAGGGCAGGCTGACCTTGAATGTGGGCGACAAGACGACAAACATTACGATCGATAGCAGCAATGACACCCTCCAGGGGTTGGCGAATGCCATCAATGATGCCGATGCTGGAGTCTCCGCTGGTGTAATCGATACCGGAGACGGCTTTCAGTTGGTGCTTTCGGCCGATGAGACTGGCACCGCCAATGCTGTCAGTATGTCGGTCGCTGACGATAGTGTTGGAACTGGCACCGATAACCAGGGATTGTCCCGGTTTGCCTTTAATTCCGGAATGGATGCTGATTCAGGGCTTCGCGAAACCATTGCAGCAACCGACGCGGTGATGGAAATTAACGGTGTTGAGATTACTCGCGCCACGAACAGTTTTGAAAATGTCATCGACGGCCTTACATTTGATCTCACGGCTACCGGCTCTTCTGTAATCAAGGTGCAGCAGGATTTGGGGGCGGTTGCGGATCGGGTCCAGGGTTTTGTGGACAAGTTCAACGCACTTCAGTCGACAATCGACAGCCTAGCCGGCTTCAATGCGGAGGCAGGCGTTGGCAGTCTCCTAACGGGCGATAGCACGGTTCGTTCAATTCAGAACCAGTTGCGCCAAGTTCTTACCCGCGTTGTTCCCGGCTTGGAAAACTCGGCGGTCCGTAGTTTGGCTGATGTAGGAGTAACCACCAACTTCGAAACAGGTGGTCTGGAATTTGATAGAGCCAGGTTTGAAGAACAGCTTAAGGCAAACCCGGATGACGTGACCGCCTTGTTTGCGGAACAAGGGCGGACAACTGACAGCCAGGTTGAGTTTGTACGCAGCGGGCTAAATACAGAGCCCGGTAGATACGACATTAACATCACCCAGGCCGCTACTCAGGGCACGTTGGTTGCCGGGAGTGCATTGGCAGATGGAATTGTGATCGACGATTCCAACGATGAACTGACATTCAAGGTGAACGATGAGACGTCGGTAAGTATTCAACTGACGCAACAGACGTATGCGTCTGCTCAGGATCTGGTTGATGAAATCCAGTCCCAGTTAAACAGCAACAATGCCCTTGATGCGGCTGGTACCTCAGTGCAGGTTGAGCTCGACAGCAGCGGCAATCTGAGTTTTACGTCTGCGGATTATGGAAGCGATTCGGCTGTCTCTCTGGACTCCGCAGAAAGCTCAGCGATTTTCGGTCTCGATTCGGCAACGAGCACGTCAGGCGTCGATGTTGCCGGGACGATCGGTGGAAGAATAGCAGAAGGGGATGGCCGGGTTCTGTTCCTTGGAAACGGAAATGGCGGCGCTTCTGGTCTGCAGGTTCGTATTCTTGGTGATGAGATAGGAAGTAGAGGCTCGATCACGTTTGTTGAAGGCGTTGCTGAGCGAACGGTCGATTTAGTCTCGAGCTTTGTGGGCGCCGATGGCGCGATTGAATCGCGGACCGAGAGCCTTAACCGGGATCTGGAGCAGATACAGGCGAGTCAGGCACGGCTTGAAGAGCGCATAGCGGCCTACCGGGAGAGGTTGGTGAGCCAGTTTACTGCAGCTGATTCTCTGATTTCGCAGCTCAACAGCACTCAGGATTTCGTGAGTCAGCAGCTTGCTGCGCTGGCTCCTCAAAACAACCGTGACAACTGATCAGTTAGGATCGGTTAGTAACTCAAGAGGTCGAATATGAACGGTTTGCAGGCATACCAGCGTGTTAACAACCAAACAAGCACAATTGATGCAGATCCACATCGGTTGATTCAGCTCCTGTACAACGGTGCTATTGAGAGAATCAATATGGCCAAGGCTCGCATGCAAGCCAAAGATGCGGCTGGTAAGGGGCAGTTGATAGGGAAGGCTATTGATATAATTGGTGGTCTTCGCAGTTTCCTGGATTTCGAAAAAGGTGGCGAGTTGGCGCCTAGGCTGGAAGCGCTCTATGACTATATGGAGCGGACTTTGCTTCAAGCCAGCGCGAAAAATGACGTTGCAAAACTTGATGAGGTTTTGTCTCTCCTTCATTCGATTAAAGAAGGCTGGGATGGAATTCGCGAAGAAGCTGTTGGGCAGCAGCAGGCTGTTTGAGGCCGCGAACTTCTCACTGTGAAATCGGAGTCAGATGAACGCTTTCATCTGACTCCTTGTTCGCCCTATGCCGCCTAATACCCCCGCCCAATAGCCATTACCCCCACTCTCCCGTACAATACGGCCCTTATTTTCAACACATCCATTCTGTTCAGTCTGGAGCAAGGGCATGTCTGATATCAAAAAGGTGGTGCTGGCCTATTCCGGTGGCCTGGATACTTCCGTTATCGTTCGGTGGTTGCAGGATACCTACAACTGTGAGGTGGTAACGTTTACCGCCGACATCGGCCAGGGCGAGGAAGTTGAGCCGGCGCGGGCGAAAGCCGAGGCGTTAGGCGTTAAAGAAATCTACATCGAGGACCTGCGCGAGGAGTTTGTGCGCGATTACGTGTTCCCGATGTTCCGCGCGAACACCATCTATGAGGGTGAGTACCTTCTGGGTACGTCCATTGCCCGTCCTCTGATTGCCAAGCGTCTGATCGATATCGCCAATGAAACCGGCGCCGATGCCATTTCCCACGGTGCAACCGGCAAGGGTAACGACCAGGTGCGTTTCGAGCTGGGTGCCTACGCGCTGAAGCCGGGTGTAAAGGTGATTGCACCCTGGCGTGAGTGGGATCTGAATTCCCGCGAGAAGCTTCTGCAATACTGCGAAGAGCGCAACATCCCGGTGGAAATGAAGAAGGGCAAGAGCCCGTACTCCATGGACGCCAACCTGTTGCATATCTCCTACGAAGGCATCAACCTGGAAGATCCCTGGGCGGAAGCCGAGGAAGATATGTGGCGCTGGAGCGTGTCTCCGGAAGCCGCGCCGGATGAGCCGACCTACGTTGAGCTGACCTACAAGAAGGGTGACATTGTTGCCATCGATGGTCAGGACATGAAGCCGCACGTGGTTGTAGAAACCCTGAACAAGCTGGCGGGTGCCAACGGCATTGGCCGTCTGGATATCGTCGAGAACCGCTACGTGGGCATGAAGTCCCGCGGCTGCTACGAAACCCCGGGCGGTACCATCATGCTGCGTGCCCACCGTGCCATTGAGTCCATTACTCTGGACCGCGAAGTGGCGCACCTGAAAGACAGCATCATGCCGCGCTATGCCGAGGTGATCTACAACGGTTACTGGTGGTCTCCGGAGCGCGAGGCTCTGCAGGCGCTGATCGATCAGACCCAGAATTA
This region includes:
- a CDS encoding flagellin, with product MALGINTNVASLSAQNQLGQSQNLSNQALERLSSGLRINSAKDDAAGLAISTRFQSQISGLNVATRNANDGISLAQTAEGALDEITNNLQRIRELAVQSANATNSDSDREALNQEVDQRIAEVNRIASQTSFNGLKVLDGTFGTQAFQVGANAGETISVAGLDSRGSQLGATISQTSGLAATSLGAGDAGETTLDVSGLDFGGDITVSSTIDGQTIDVAGATYADADALATAIQGEITSNGNLPDVTVAASDDGNSIVFSNASTSDITATIDISDASGTQVSVTGSDVSTTDGSGTATQATLFDPSTLDLDSGVTGSFEVTDDSTNTTTVNFSLAAGTGNTLADLTSAVQAGLTAAGFTAGTDLGAVDDGSVVQIESDSAVTYDIANITASDGGTPNASTGGSVSALAAAEEQTVASRFEAGETTSFSLNVAGEAIEVTDASNLQDVVAQINGATKDTGVSAFLSSSGDDIVFASAKGENFTASITTDVDGDGTNEVDLTVDSSTDANSNVSVNELDISTRAGSDQALVAVDFAIDQVNQFRSDLGAVQNRFESTIANLSTSVENLSASNSRILDADFAAETAKLSKAQVLQQAGISVLAQANARPQQVLSLLQ
- a CDS encoding flagellar protein FlaG, with the translated sequence MNDVNLNSPDLKLVRASEQAPARAISSSQAEGRNASDPSVSISATEKVQSTQAGQNAAKAEKLEARTDAQRDQLDDAVSQLNNFVQNVQRDLQFEVDNDLGQTIVKVVDQSTQEVIRQIPDEVAVRLAENLQQDEPLTLFNIKV
- a CDS encoding flagellin, producing the protein MALGINTNVASLSAQNQLGQSQKLSNQALERLSSGLRINSAKDDAAGLAISTRFQSQISGLNVATRNANDGISLAQTAEGALDEITNNLQRIRELAVQSSNATNSPSDREALNSEVDQRIAEVNRIASQTSFNGLKVLDGTFGAQAFQVGANAGETISVAGLDSRGSELGATIRQTEGLSSTSIGPGQAGVTELDVSGLDFSTDITVAGDLGATSLSSTTDYSGGATRADRIASFAGDLQNAIQNEAGFEEATVSVEGEILKISNPTTTPGTLTDFSVQDATGSSGNIYVLSGTIPNNGSSTISEPASFVYDGNMTGTLTVGSDEVSIDFTAVTSGQDAADAIEAVIQSPPFNQSNITVDYSASPFFNAFSIVDTANSGGFTFDLELEDSTRIASNSTGSGIGQLEPAQELELADKFAAGQTVDFQVDISGADESIEVTASSLQDVVAQINGETKNTGVSAFLSSDGNDIVLASAKGEDFVALITTDLDADGTPEVNQAIDTAGDPENATASLNSLDISTREGSDQALVAVDFAIDQVNQFRSDLGAAQNRFESTIANLSTSVENLSASNSRILDADFAAETAKLSKSQVLQQAGISVLAQANARPQQVLSLLQ
- the fliD gene encoding flagellar filament capping protein FliD produces the protein MASISSLGIGSGVLTSDLVDQLVQAERAPTEQRLTQKTEQTQSLISAYGQLRSAITELRLPMRQLSAPDNLKAFSASSSNEDISVSVDSTKASRGTYSVEVTSLAGAQALASRDVFADRDATSVGQGRLTLNVGDKTTNITIDSSNDTLQGLANAINDADAGVSAGVIDTGDGFQLVLSADETGTANAVSMSVADDSVGTGTDNQGLSRFAFNSGMDADSGLRETIAATDAVMEINGVEITRATNSFENVIDGLTFDLTATGSSVIKVQQDLGAVADRVQGFVDKFNALQSTIDSLAGFNAEAGVGSLLTGDSTVRSIQNQLRQVLTRVVPGLENSAVRSLADVGVTTNFETGGLEFDRARFEEQLKANPDDVTALFAEQGRTTDSQVEFVRSGLNTEPGRYDINITQAATQGTLVAGSALADGIVIDDSNDELTFKVNDETSVSIQLTQQTYASAQDLVDEIQSQLNSNNALDAAGTSVQVELDSSGNLSFTSADYGSDSAVSLDSAESSAIFGLDSATSTSGVDVAGTIGGRIAEGDGRVLFLGNGNGGASGLQVRILGDEIGSRGSITFVEGVAERTVDLVSSFVGADGAIESRTESLNRDLEQIQASQARLEERIAAYRERLVSQFTAADSLISQLNSTQDFVSQQLAALAPQNNRDN
- the fliS gene encoding flagellar export chaperone FliS, translating into MNGLQAYQRVNNQTSTIDADPHRLIQLLYNGAIERINMAKARMQAKDAAGKGQLIGKAIDIIGGLRSFLDFEKGGELAPRLEALYDYMERTLLQASAKNDVAKLDEVLSLLHSIKEGWDGIREEAVGQQQAV
- a CDS encoding argininosuccinate synthase — translated: MSDIKKVVLAYSGGLDTSVIVRWLQDTYNCEVVTFTADIGQGEEVEPARAKAEALGVKEIYIEDLREEFVRDYVFPMFRANTIYEGEYLLGTSIARPLIAKRLIDIANETGADAISHGATGKGNDQVRFELGAYALKPGVKVIAPWREWDLNSREKLLQYCEERNIPVEMKKGKSPYSMDANLLHISYEGINLEDPWAEAEEDMWRWSVSPEAAPDEPTYVELTYKKGDIVAIDGQDMKPHVVVETLNKLAGANGIGRLDIVENRYVGMKSRGCYETPGGTIMLRAHRAIESITLDREVAHLKDSIMPRYAEVIYNGYWWSPEREALQALIDQTQNYVNGTVRLKLYKGNVDVVGRKSEDSLFDEKIATFEEDQGAYDQKDAEGFIKLNALRLRIAAGKGRKL